The sequence GAGGTAATGCAGAGGGAGTACACCATGCTCAACTATGGCGTTCGAGCAATGGCAATCAACATACCCGGATTTGCTTACCATTCTGCTCTCAAAGTAACACCACTTTCAAATCCCATGTTGTTTCATTCTTTCCAACTCTTTTATAACATTCTTCTTGATTGGTGGTCGTTGCAGGCGCGTAAACGGCTGGTGGCTGTTCTCCAATCTATAGTAACTGCACGAAGGGAGTGGAGGACAAAGAACCCTGTAGGGTCGAAGAAAGACATGATGGACGCGCTGATGGATGCTCAAGATGACAAGGGTCGAAGCTTGAAAGACGAGGAGATCATTGATGTTTTAGTTATGTATCTCAACGCGGGCCATGAATCGTCTGGACACATCACTATGTGGGCGACCCTCTTCCTGCAGAACCATCCCGATGTCCTCCAACGAGCTAAGGTATACATACTACTATTTGTATCGTCATTATCCCAAACTCTGATCAATATTTTGTGACATGTACGGTTAATTTACTCAATCAGGCAGAGCAAGAACAGATTGTGAAGAAAAGGCCACCTGGTCAAAAAGGCCTAACGCTTAAAGAAATACGCGAAATGGACTATCTTGATAAGGTATGTCTTCCAAAAAACAAAATGCATGAACACTTGGATCCAAAATCTCATCAAATTTCTTGTACAGGTAATCGATGAAACACTTCGTGTGGTGACATTCTCACTCACGGTGTTCAGAGAGGCGAAGAAAGATGTCCACGTCTGTGGTATGCTTAGCAACTTGTTTGATGCAGCAAACAAATGAAAGGAATAGTCCAACATGTATGTTGTTTCTTTCCTCTTTCAGGCTACACAATTCCCAAGGGATGGAAAGTGTTGGTCTGGTTCAGAGGTGTTCATTTCGACCCTGAGACGTACCCTGATCCGAAGAAGTTTGATCCTAGCAGATGGGATGTGAGTCCTCATTCCTCCTCGACTCtccaatatataattataaactGACTTCATCCTTAAACGCGACGCGTAGGGATTCACACCCAAGGCAGGGAATTTCCTTCCTTTTGGTGGAGGAAGCAGATTGTGCCCGGGGAATGATCTTGCCAAGATTGAAATCTCCATCTTTCTGCACCATTTTCTGTTGAATTACGAGTGAGTTATAAGGTTTGCATGATTTGATTGGATTGGAGAAATG comes from Salvia miltiorrhiza cultivar Shanhuang (shh) chromosome 3, IMPLAD_Smil_shh, whole genome shotgun sequence and encodes:
- the LOC131015860 gene encoding LOW QUALITY PROTEIN: ent-kaurenoic acid oxidase 1-like (The sequence of the model RefSeq protein was modified relative to this genomic sequence to represent the inferred CDS: inserted 2 bases in 1 codon; substituted 1 base at 1 genomic stop codon); translation: MPMLAICVMRRVNGWCYERKLGERRYELPPGDLGWPFIGNMWSFLRAFKCSRPESFISSFVDRYGHGGMYKVHMFGNPSIIVTTAXACRKVLTDDEAFKPGWPSSTMNLIGKNSFVAISDEEHRWLRXAAPVNGHEVLSLYMKYIEDNVIVALERWAGMGKMEFLTELRKLTFRIIMYIFLSSESEQVMEVMQREYTMLNYGVRAMAINIPGFAYHSALKARKRLVAVLQSIVTARREWRTKNPVGSKKDMMDALMDAQDDKGRSLKDEEIIDVLVMYLNAGHESSGHITMWATLFLQNHPDVLQRAKAEQEQIVKKRPPGQKGLTLKEIREMDYLDKVIDETLRVVTFSLTVFREAKKDVHVCGYTIPKGWKVLVWFRGVHFDPETYPDPKKFDPSRWDGFTPKAGNFLPFGGGSRLCPGNDLAKIEISIFLHHFLLNYEPP